A genomic window from Brassica oleracea var. oleracea cultivar TO1000 chromosome C8, BOL, whole genome shotgun sequence includes:
- the LOC106312287 gene encoding 3-ketoacyl-CoA synthase 1 gives MERTNSIEMDQERLTAEMAFKDSSSAVIRIRRRLPDFLTSVKLKYVKLGLHNSFNFTTFLFLLIILPLTGTVLVQLTGLTFETFSELWYNHAVQLDGVTRLACLVSLCLVLIIYVTNRSKPVYLVDFSCYKPEDERKMSVDSFLKMTEQNGDFTDDTVQFQQRISNRAGLGDETYFPRGITSTPPKLNMSEARAEAEAVMFGALDSLFEKTGIKPAEVGILIVNCSLFNPTPSLSAMIVNHYKMREDIKSYNLGGMGCSAGLISIDLANNLLKANPNSYAVVVSTENITLNWYFGNDRSMLLCNCIFRMGGAAILLSNRRQDRSKSKYELVNVVRTHKGSDDKNYNCVYQKEDERGTIGVSLARELMSVAGDALKTNITTLGPMVLPLSEQLMFLVSLVKRKLLKLKVKPYIPDFKLAFEHFCIHAGGRAVLDEVQKNLDLKDWHMEPSRMTLHRFGNTSSSSLWYEMAYTEAKGRVKAGDRLWQIAFGSGFKCNSAVWKALRVVSTEEMTGNAWAGSIEDYPVKIMQ, from the coding sequence ATGGAGAGAACAAACAGCATAGAGATGGATCAAGAGAGATTAACAGCGGAGATGGCGTTTAAAGATTCTTCATCGGCCGTTATACGAATCCGGCGACGTTTGCCAGATTTCTTAACGTCCGTCAAGCTTAAGTACGTGAAGCTTGGACTTCATAACTCTTTCAACTTCACCACCTTTCTCTTCTTACTCATCATTCTTCCCTTAACGGGGACCGTGCTGGTTCAGCTAACCGGTCTGACGTTCGAGACCTTCTCCGAGCTTTGGTATAACCATGCGGTCCAACTCGACGGGGTGACAAGACTCGCCTGCTTGGTTTCCCTCTGCTTGGTTTTGATCATCTACGTGACTAACCGGTCTAAACCAGTTTACTTAGTGGATTTCTCCTGCTACAAACCGGAAGACGAGCGGAAAATGTCCGTAGATTCGTTCTTAAAGATGACGGAGCAAAACGGAGATTTCACCGACGACACCGTCCAGTTCCAGCAAAGAATCTCGAACCGGGCCGGTTTAGGAGACGAGACTTATTTTCCACGTGGCATAACTTCAACACCCCCGAAGCTAAATATGTCCGAGGCACGTGCCGAAGCTGAAGCCGTTATGTTCGGTGCTTTGGATTCACTCTTCGAGAAAACCGGAATTAAACCGGCTGAAGTCGGAATCTTGATCGTAAACTGCAGCTTATTCAATCCGACGCCGTCTCTATCGGCAATGATCGTGAACCATTACAAGATGAGAGAAGACATCAAAAGCTACAACCTCGGAGGAATGGGCTGCTCCGCCGGATTAATATCTATCGATCTCGCCAACAACCTCCTCAAAGCAAACCCTAACTCTTACGCCGTCGTGGTCAGCACGGAGAACATAACCCTAAACTGGTACTTCGGCAATGACCGGTCAATGCTCCTCTGTAACTGCATCTTCCGAATGGGCGGTGCAGCGATTCTCCTCTCTAACCGGCGACAAGACCGGTCAAAGTCAAAGTACGAGCTAGTCAACGTCGTACGGACACACAAAGGATCAGACGACAAGAACTATAATTGCGTGTATCAGAAGGAAGACGAGAGAGGAACGATCGGTGTCTCTTTAGCTCGGGAGCTAATGTCCGTGGCCGGAGACGCTCTGAAAACAAACATAACGACGTTAGGACCGATGGTTCTTCCTTTGTCGGAACAGTTAATGTTCTTGGTTTCATTGGTCAAAAGGAAGTTGCTAAAACTCAAAGTGAAGCCGTATATTCCGGATTTCAAGCTAGCTTTCGAGCATTTCTGTATACACGCAGGAGGTAGAGCGGTTCTCGACGAGGTGCAGAAGAATCTCGATCTTAAAGATTGGCATATGGAGCCTTCGAGAATGACTTTGCACCGGTTTGGTAACACTTCGAGTAGCTCGCTTTGGTACGAGATGGCTTATACCGAAGCTAAGGGTCGGGTTAAAGCTGGTGATAGGCTTTGGCAGATTGCGTTTGGATCTGGTTTCAAGTGTAATAGTGCGGTTTGGAAAGCGTTACGAGTGGTTTCGACGGAGGAGATGACCGGTAATGCATGGGCTGGTTCGATTGAAGATTATCCGGTTAAGATTATGCAGTGA
- the LOC106310151 gene encoding cytochrome P450 78A6-like, translating into MFSLKMGTEVENLWVFALASKFNLFMQDHFVYFLVAIAITWFTLSIVFWSVPGGPAWGRYFFTRRFTPYFNRKNKNVIPGPRGFPLVGSMSLRSSHVAHQRIADVAAMNNAKRLMAFSLGDTKVIVTCHPEVAKEILNSSVFADRPVDETAYGLMFNRAMGFAPNGTYWRMLRRLGSNHLFNPKQIKRSEEQRRVIATRMVNAFTSNAGNVFGVRDLLKTASLCNMMGLVFGKEYELETNNNVESEYLKGLVEEGYDLLGTLNWTDHLPWLAGLDFQQIRFSCSQLVPKVNQLLSRIIHEHRTATCNFLDVLHSLQGSEKLSESDMVAVLWEMIFRGTDTVAVLMEWVLARIVMHPKVQSTVHDELDQVVGRSRAVDESDLPSLTYLTAMIKEVLRLHPPGPLLSWARLSITDTTVDGYHVPAGTTAMVNMWAIARDPHVWENPLEFKPERFVAKEGEAEFSVFGSDLRLAPFGSGKRVCPGKNLGLTTVTFWVATLLHEFEWLPSVNANPPDLSEVLRLSCEMACPLVVDVRPRRKTA; encoded by the exons ATGTTTTCCCTGAAGATGGGAACCGAGGTAGAAAATTTGTGGGTCTTTGCTCTTGCATCAAAATTTAATCTTTTCATGCAAGACCATTTTGTTTATTTTCTTGTCGCCATAGCCATCACTTGGTTTACCTTAAGCATCGTATTTTGGTCTGTACCGGGTGGACCGGCTTGGGGAAGATACTTCTTCACTCGTCGGTTTACTCCCTACTTTAACCGAAAAAACAAGAATGTTATTCCTGGTCCAAGAGGCTTTCCCCTCGTGGGAAGCATGAGCCTAAGGTCAAGCCATGTGGCTCATCAGCGCATAGCGGATGTGGCTGCGATGAATAACGCCAAACGGCTCATGGCGTTTAGTCTCGGTGATACTAAGGTGATAGTGACGTGTCATCCTGAAGTGGCAAAGGAAATATTGAACAGTTCGGTTTTTGCTGACCGGCCTGTTGACGAGACCGCTTACGGTTTGATGTTTAACCGAGCCATGGGATTTGCTCCAAATGGTACTTACTGGCGCATGCTACGTCGGTTAGGTTCGAACCATCTTTTCAACCCGAAGCAAATCAAACGCTCGGAGGAGCAGAGGCGAGTGATCGCGACTCGGATGGTGAATGCGTTTACAAGTAACGCTGGAAACGTGTTTGGAGTGCGTGACTTGCTCAAAACGGCGTCGCTATGCAACATGATGGGTTTAGTTTTCGGGAAAGAGTATGAATTAGAGACTAATAACAACGTGGAATCGGAATACTTGAAGGGTTTGGTTGAAGAAGGGTACGATCTTCTCGGTACTCTGAATTGGACCGACCATCTTCCTTGGTTAGCTGGTCTAGACTTCCAGCAAATCCGGTTTAGCTGCTCTCAGCTTGTACCGAAAGTAAATCAGTTATTGAGCCGAATCATCCATGAACACCGGACTGCTACGTGTAATTTTCTGGACGTGTTACATTCTCTTCAAGGTTCCGAAAAATTATCAGAATCTGATATGGTTGCTGTTCTTTGG GAAATGATATTTAGGGGCACGGACACGGTGGCTGTTTTGATGGAGTGGGTGCTAGCGAGGATTGTGATGCATCCTAAAGTTCAATCAACGGTCCACGATGAGCTTGACCAAGTGGTTGGCAGATCCAGAGCCGTTGACGAGTCTGACCTTCCATCTCTCACGTATCTAACAGCTATGATTAAAGAAGTCTTGAGGCTGCATCCACCGGGCCCACTTCTCTCTTGGGCACGTCTGTCAATAACAGACACCACCGTAGACGGATATCACGTGCCGGCTGGGACAACCGCGATGGTCAACATGTGGGCTATAGCACGTGACCCGCATGTGTGGGAGAATCCTTTGGAGTTTAAGCCTGAGAGGTTCGTGGCTAAAGAGGGTGAAGCTGAGTTCTCTGTTTTCGGGTCGGATCTGAGGTTGGCACCGTTCGGGTCAGGTAAGAGAGTTTGTCCGGGAAAGAACTTGGGACTTACGACAGTGACGTTTTGGGTTGCGACGCTCTTGCATGAATTTGAGTGGCTTCCAAGTGTCAACGCTAACCCTCCGGATCTCTCCGAGGTTTTGAGGCTGTCGTGCGAGATGGCTTGTCCTCTCGTCGTTGACGTACGCCCGAGGCGTAAGACAGCATAA
- the LOC106312206 gene encoding uncharacterized protein LOC106312206, translated as MGFHKHVSAKKRHQIFFSFILFPCLLSASPSETIDDSVSHRVSSVFSVRPALETHHGGRQRLCRQVTPSPPSSLREKSDRNPRGATTLSVVAAAPPCSLVFSLRTTIETDKGSDSVGNSRRLLRYLVFTVRRAQHDLDADYLNEDNKEHLSALALSLPDIMVTL; from the exons ATGGGGTTTCATAAGCACGTATCAGCAAAGAAAAGGCACCAGATTTTTTTTTCTTTTATTTTGTTTCCTTGTCTTCTCTCGGCTTCTCCATCAGAGACGATCGACGACTCTGTCAGTCACCGCGTCTCGTCTGTGTTCTCCGTCAGACCAGCACTCGAAACCCACCATGGAGGACGACAGAGACTCTGTCGGCAAGTCACGCCGTCTCCTCCATCTTCTCTCCGTGAGAAGAGCGATCGAAACCCACGAGGGGCGACGACTCTCTCGGTCGTCGCGGCGGCTCCTCCGTGCTCTCTCGTCTTCTCCCTCAGAACAACGATCGAAACCGATAAAGGAAGCGACTCTGTCGGCAACTCACGGCGACTCCTCCGATATCTCGTGTTCACCGTCAGAAGAGCACAACATGATTTGGACGCTGATTACCTTAATGAG GACAACAAGGAACATCTTTCTGCATTGGCTTTGTCTCTACCAGACATAATGGTGACATTATAA
- the LOC106312205 gene encoding CBL-interacting serine/threonine-protein kinase 9-like, which translates to MSGSRKKTTPASRTRVGNYEMGRTLGEGSFAKVKYARNTVTGDLAAIKILDRDKILRHKMVEQLKREIATMKLIKHPNVVEIIEVMASKTKIYIVLELVNGGELFDKIAQQGKLKEDEARSYFHQLINAVDYCHSRGVYHRDLKPENLILDANGILKVSDFGLSAFSLQVRGDGLLHTACGTPNYVAPEVLSDKGYDGAAADVWSCGIILFVLMAGYLPFDEPNLMTLYKRICKAEFSCPSWFSPGAKEVIKRILDPSPITRISIAELLEDEWFKQGYKPPSFDQDDEDITIDDVDAAFSNSKESLVTEKKAKPESMNAFELISSSNSLENLFEKQAQLVKKETRFTSQRPASEIMSKMEETAKPLGFNVRKDKYKIKMKGDKSGRKGQLSVATEVFEVAPSLHVVELRKTGGDTLEFHKFYKNFSSGLKDVVWNTDGAPEEHKA; encoded by the exons ATGAGCGGGAGTAGAAAGAAGACAACGCCGGCAAGCCGGACGCGAGTGGGGAACTACGAGATGGGACGAACTCTAGGCGAAGGAAGCTTCGCTAAGGTCAAATACGCAAGGAACACCGTCACTGGAGATCTAGCCGCTATCAAAATTCTCGACCGAGATAAGATTCTCCGCCACAAAATGGTCGAACAG CTTAAAAGAGAAATAGCTACAATGAAACTGATTAAACATCCAAATGTGGTCGAAATCATTGAG GTTATGGCGAGCAAAACTAAGATCTATATTGTTCTTGAGCTGGTCAACGGAGGTGAACTATTTGATAAAATC GCCCAACAGGGGAAACTAAAGGAGGATGAAGCTCGGAGTTATTTTCATCAGCTCATAAATGCTGTGGATTATTGCCACAGTCGAGGGGTCTACCACAGAGATCTCAAG CCTGAAAATCTTATCCTTGATGCAAATGGGATTTTAAAAGTTTCTGATTTTGGGCTAAGCGCGTTTTCACTACAAGTTCGG GGAGATGGTTTGCTTCACACTGCTTGTGGAACGCCGAACTATGTTGCTCCTGAG GTTCTGTCGGACAAAGGCTACGACGGTGCAGCAGCAGACGTCTGGTCCTGTGGTATTATTCTATTTGTGCTCATGGCTGGTTACTTGCCTTTTGATGAGCCAAATCTCATGACATTATACAAACGT ATATGCAAAGCTGAGTTCAGCTGCCCATCATGGTTCTCGCCCGGTGCCAAGGAAGTCATTAAGCGTATTCTTGATCCCAGTCCTATAACC AGAATAAGTATTGCAGAATTACTAGAAGATGAATGGTTCAAGCAAGGGTACAAGCCACCGTCGTTTGATCAAGATGATGAAGACATAACCATTGATGATGTGGATGCTGCTTTCAGTAACTCCAAG GAGTCTCTTGTAACAGAGAAGAAGGCGAAACCAGAATCCATGAACGCTTTTGAACTTATCTCTAGCTCAAACAGTCTTGAAAACTTGTTCGAAAAGCAAGCC CAACTTGTGAAGAAAGAGACACGGTTTACTTCTCAACGACCTGCGAGCGAAATAATGTCCAAAATGGAAGAAACCGCAAAGCCATTAGGCTTCAACGTCCGTAAAGACAAGTACAAG ATAAAAATGAAAGGAGACAAAAGTGGTCGTAAAGGTCAGCTCTCAGTTGCTACAGAG GTGTTTGAAGTGGCGCCATCGTTGCATGTAGTAGAGCTTAGGAAAACCGGCGGTGATACCCTCGAGTTTCACAAG TTCTACAAAAACTTCTCATCTGGATTAAAGGATGTAGTATGGAATACTGATGGAGCACCTGAAGAACATAAAGCTTAA
- the LOC106309974 gene encoding 60S acidic ribosomal protein P1-3-like, which produces MSTVGELACSYAVMILEDEGISITSDKIATLVKAAGVEIESYWPMLFAKMAEKRNVTDLIINVGAGGGGGGPVAAAAAPAAGGGAAAAAPAAEEKKKEEVAEESDGDLGFGLFD; this is translated from the exons ATGTCGACAGTGGGAGAGCTTGCTTGCAGCTACGCAGTTATGATCCTCGAGGACGAGGGTATTTCTATCACG TCCGACAAGATCGCTACTTTGGTCAAAGCAGCTGGCGTTGAGATTGAGTCATACTGGCCAATGCTATTCGCCAAGATGGCTGAGAAACGTAACGTCACTGACCTCATCATTAACGTTGGTGCTGGTGGTGGAGGCGGTGGCCCTGTTGCTGCTGCTGCTGCTCCAGCTGCCGGTGGTGGTGCCGCGGCTGCTGCACCTGCCGCTGAGGAGAAGAAGAAG GAGGAAGTGGCGGAAGAGAGTGATGGTGATTTGGGTTTCGGCTTGTTCGACTAA
- the LOC106309598 gene encoding GRF1-interacting factor 2-like, translating into MQQQQQQPPQMFPMAPSMPPTNITTEQIQKYLEENKKLIMAIMENQNLGKLAECAQYQALLQKNLMYLAAIADAQPPPSTAGATPPPAMASQMGAPHPGMQPPSYFMQHPQASGMAQQAPPAGIFPPRGPLQFGSPHQLQDPQQQHMHQQAMQGHMGMRPMAINNNNGMQHQMQQQQPETSLGGTAANVGLRGGKQDGADGQGKDDGK; encoded by the exons ATGCAGCAGCAGCAGCAGCAGCCTCCGCAAATGTTTCCGATGGCTCCTTCGATGCCGCCAACTAACATCACCACCGAACAGATCCAAAAG TACCTTGAGGAGAACAAGAAGCTGATAATGGCAATCATGGAAAATCAGAATCTTGGCAAGCTTGCAGAGTGTGCACA GTACCAAGCTCTTCTCCAGAAGAACTTAATGTACCTCGCTGCTATTGCTGATGCTCAACCTCCTCCATCTACCGCTGGAGCTACACCACCACCAGCTATGGCTTCCCAG ATGGGGGCACCGCATCCTGGGATGCAACCGCCGAGCTACTTTATGCAACACCCACAAGCTTCAGGGATGGCTCAACAAGCACCACCCGCTGGTATCTTCCCTCCGAGAGGTCCTTTGCAGTTTGGTAGCCCACACCAGCTTCAGGATCCGCAACAGCAGCATATGCATCAACAGGCTATGCAAGGACACATGGGGATGCGACCAATGGCTATCAACAACAACAATGGGATGCAGCATCAGATGCAGCAACAACAACCAGAAACCTCTCTTGGAGGAACCGCTGCAAACG TGGGGCTTAGAGGTGGAAAGCAAGATGGAGCAGATGGACAAGGAAAAGATGATGGCAAATGA